In a genomic window of Sarcophilus harrisii chromosome 4, mSarHar1.11, whole genome shotgun sequence:
- the LOC100931584 gene encoding cytochrome c oxidase assembly protein COX20, mitochondrial isoform X2 yields the protein MLLLCLRPQPYLHLPFKLLGILDVQNVPCARHSILYGSLGSVIAALGHFLFTSRVRRSCDVAVGVFILGTLGCWFPCRYNYAKQRIQQRIVQEGIKNKILFESTHLDPERKQIGTKSDNS from the exons ATGTTGCTTTTGTGTCTCCGGCCGCAGCCTTATCTTCACCTA CCTTTTAAACTCCTAGGAATTTTGGATGTTCAGAATGTACCCTGTGCAAGACATTCTATACTCTATGGCTCATTAGGATCTGTCATAGCTGCCTTGGGACATTTTCTATTTACTA gtAGAGTTAGAAGATCTTGTGACGTTGCAGTAGGAGTATTTATTTTGGGAACTTTAGGATGCTG GTTTCCTTGTAGATATAATTATGCAAAGCAAAGAATCCAGCAAAGAATTGttcaagaaggaataaaaaacaagATTCTGTTTGAAAGTACCCACCTTGAtcctgaaagaaaacaaatcgGCACCAAAAGCGACAATTCTTAA